In Xenopus tropicalis strain Nigerian chromosome 5, UCB_Xtro_10.0, whole genome shotgun sequence, one genomic interval encodes:
- the thumpd2 gene encoding THUMP domain-containing protein 2 isoform X1: MPERFFCTAGRGMECFVTEEVTQKLSATEVETVSGKVLFTAEPDLCRLRFIKSGERLFLLLKKGSPLSLPKNKGKACSALREYVIGEPHMWLHCLSVWQNLQGQLQQHQHICGKVGIASKRKSGSVSEFHISKYRKQDSTVGDKVCTFQDPTHKNMSQAEDQNLMDIEELNATEQQLLPKPHKNTHPITFRVSCRCSGATAKVFTPQEVGAVIGGSIIKQFGWKPDLRMPSLEVFVHLNDLYSVVGFPISRQPLAKRDYIRNTGLRSTTAWAMGTLAELHVGALVLDPMCGVGTILLEAAKEWPFGHFLGVDNNDLQLESAVSNVKGAGLDGAIELLKGSVLDLPFVSESMDAVICDIPFGRKFTSSKNMKDLLPDIIREMQRVVRVGGAIVLLLSQCLHHHLKVNFHFGATDNKNITHSGNNSVSEENGDKEANKRDILSRTHWFDSLIALESHSVSLGVTEAVIFKCKKAPPSLSL, from the exons ATGCCAGAGCGTTTCTTCTGCACTGCGGGCCGGGGCATGGAATGTTTTGTGACAGAGGAAGTGACACAAAAATTATCTGCCACAGAG GTTGAAACAGTGTCAGGAAAAGTACTTTTTACAGCTGAACCAGATTTATGCAGACTAAGGTTTATAAAATCCGGTGAAAGATTATTTCTTCTACTGAAAAAAGGTTCTCCATTATCTCTTCCAAAAAACAAAG GTAAAGCATGCTCAGCATTACGGGAGTATGTCATTGGAGAGCCTCACATGTGGCTACATTGCCTTTCTGTATGGCAAAACCTTCAGGGGCAATTACAGCAACATCAACATATCTGTGGAAAGGTTGGGATAGCTTCCAAAAGGAAATCGGGGAGTGTTTCAGAATTCCACATATCAAAATATAGAAAGCAAGATAGCACAGTCGGGGACAAAGTGTGTACTTTCCAGGACCCAACACACAAGAACATGTCCCAAGCTGAAGACCAGAATCTCATGGACATTGAAGAACTGAATGCTACAGAACAACAGCTGCTCCCAAAACCACACAAGAATACCCATCCTATTACCTTCAGGGTTTCGTGCCGCTGTTCTGGGGCAACTGCCAAAGTTTTTACACCACAG GAGGTGGGTGCTGTTATTGGTGGatctataataaaacagtttggCTGGAAACCTGATCTCCGGATGCCAAGTCTAGAG GTTTTTGTACATTTGAATGATCTGTATTCTGTGGTTGGGTTTCCAATCTCCAG GCAACCTTTGGCAAAAAGAGACTATATAAGAAATACAGGCCTAAGATCTACTACAGCTTGGGCTATGGGCACACTTGCTGAACTACAT GTAGGAGCACTTGTTCTGGATCCTATGTGTGGTGTGGGAACAATATTGTTGGAGGCTGCAAAAGAATGGCCT tttgGTCACTTCCTGGGTGTTGATAATAATGATTTACAGCTCGAAAGTGCAGTTTCCAATGTAAAGGGGGCTGGTCTTGATGGCGCTATAGAGTTACTCAAAGGTTCCGTTCTAG ATCTGCCATTTGTCTCTGAAAGTATGGATGCAGTGATTTGCGATATTCCCTTTGGAAGAAAGTTCACGTCCTCGAAAAATATGAAAGATCTTCTTCCAGATATCATTCGAGAAATGCAAAG AGTTGTGCGTGTAGGAGGGGCAATTGTGTTACTGCTCAGCCAGTGTCTTCATCATCACCTGAAAGTCAACTTTCACTTCGGTGCTACTGACAATAAAAACATCACTCACAGTGGTAACAATTCCGTTTCTGAGGAGAATGGGGATAAAGAAGCTAATAAAAGAGATATTCTCAGCAGAACTCATTGGTTTGATTCTTTGATTGCACTTGAGTCACATTCCGTAAGCCTTGGAGTAACTGAAGCTGtgatattcaaatgtaaaaaagccCCTCCCTCTTTGTCCTTGTAA
- the thumpd2 gene encoding THUMP domain-containing protein 2 (The RefSeq protein has 3 substitutions compared to this genomic sequence) has protein sequence MPERFFCTAGRGMECFVTEEVTQKLSATEVETVSGKVLFTAEPDLCRLRFIKSGERLFLLLKKGSPLSLPKNKGKACSALREYVIGEPHMWLHCLSVWQNLQGQLQQHQHICGKVGIASKRKSGSVSEFHISKYRKQDSTVGDKVCTFQDPTHKNMSQAEDQNLMDIEELNATEQQLLPKPHMNTHPITFRVSCRCSGATAKVFTPQEVGAVIGGSIIKQFGWKPDLRMPSLEVFVHLNDLYSVVGFPISRQPLAKRDYIRNTGLRSTTAWAMGTLAELHVGALVLDPMCGVGTILLEAAKEWPFGHFLGVDNNDLQLKSAVSNVKGAGLDGAIELLKGSVLDLPFVSESMDAVICDIPFGRKFTSSKNMKDLLPDIIREMQRVVRVGGAIVLLLSQCLHHHLKVNFHFGATDNKNITHSGNNSVSEENGDKEANKGDILSRTHWFDSLIALESHSVSLGVTEAVIFKCKKAPPSLSL, from the exons ATGCCAGAGCGTTTCTTCTGCACTGCGGGCCGGGGCATGGAATGTTTTGTGACAGAGGAAGTGACACAAAAATTATCTGCCACAGAG GTTGAAACAGTGTCAGGAAAAGTACTTTTTACAGCTGAACCAGATTTATGCAGACTAAGGTTTATAAAATCCGGTGAAAGATTATTTCTTCTACTGAAAAAAGGTTCTCCATTATCTCTTCCAAAAAACAAAG GTAAAGCATGCTCAGCATTACGGGAGTATGTCATTGGAGAGCCTCACATGTGGCTACATTGCCTTTCTGTATGGCAAAACCTTCAGGGGCAATTACAGCAACATCAACATATCTGTGGAAAGGTTGGGATAGCTTCCAAAAGGAAATCGGGGAGTGTTTCAGAATTCCACATATCAAAATATAGAAAGCAAGATAGCACAGTCGGGGACAAAGTGTGTACTTTCCAGGACCCAACACACAAGAACATGTCCCAAGCTGAAGACCAGAATCTCATGGACATTGAAGAACTGAATGCTACAGAACAACAGCTGCTCCCAAAACCACACAAGAATACCCATCCTATTACCTTCAGGGTTTCGTGCCGCTGTTCTGGGGCAACTGCCAAAGTTTTTACACCACAG GAGGTGGGTGCTGTTATTGGTGGatctataataaaacagtttggCTGGAAACCTGATCTCCGGATGCCAAGTCTAGAG GTTTTTGTACATTTGAATGATCTGTATTCTGTGGTTGGGTTTCCAATCTCCAG GCAACCTTTGGCAAAAAGAGACTATATAAGAAATACAGGCCTAAGATCTACTACAGCTTGGGCTATGGGCACACTTGCTGAACTACAT GTAGGAGCACTTGTTCTGGATCCTATGTGTGGTGTGGGAACAATATTGTTGGAGGCTGCAAAAGAATGGCCT tttgGTCACTTCCTGGGTGTTGATAATAATGATTTACAGCTCGAAAGTGCAGTTTCCAATGTAAAGGGGGCTGGTCTTGATGGCGCTATAGAGTTACTCAAAGGTTCCGTTCTAG ATCTGCCATTTGTCTCTGAAAGTATGGATGCAGTGATTTGCGATATTCCCTTTGGAAGAAAGTTCACGTCCTCGAAAAATATGAAAGATCTTCTTCCAGATATCATTCGAGAAATGCAAAG AGTTGTGCGTGTAGGAGGGGCAATTGTGTTACTGCTCAGCCAGTGTCTTCATCATCACCTGAAAGTCAACTTTCACTTCGGTGCTACTGACAATAAAAACATCACTCACAGTGGTAACAATTCCGTTTCTGAGGAGAATGGGGATAAAGAAGCTAATAAAAGAGATATTCTCAGCAGAACTCATTGGTTTGATTCTTTGATTGCACTTGAGTCACATTCCGTAAGCCTTGGAGTAACTGAAGCTGtgatattcaaatgtaaaaaagccCCTCCCTCTTTGTCCTTGTAA